A window of Suncus etruscus isolate mSunEtr1 chromosome 4, mSunEtr1.pri.cur, whole genome shotgun sequence contains these coding sequences:
- the CENPW gene encoding centromere protein W codes for MAPSTTVSRRKRLKRKAPRGFLRRLLKQRKPQLRFEKCADLLVHLNCLLFIHRLAEESRIKACENKCGIIKTEHILNAAKVILKKSKG; via the exons ATGGCGCCCTCCACCACCGTTTCCCGGAGGAAGCGGCTCAAGCGGAAGGCGCCCCGCGGCTTTCTGAGGCGCCTTCTCAAGCAGCGGAAGCCTCAGCTGCGCTTCGAGAAGTGCGCAGATTTACTG gtgcaCCTGAACTGTTTATTGTTTATTCATCGACTAGCGGAAGAATCCAGGATAAAAGCCTGTGAGAATAAGTGTGGAATCATTAAAACTGAACACATACTTAATGCAGCAAAG gTAATTCTAAAGAAGAGCAAGGGTTAG